AAAATGGTGACTGATAATCCATTTTCCCTTGTATCCATCCCGAAACTGGAAAAGCGGCTGCCAGATTTTTTTTACGAAGAGGAACTATCTCAGCTATTCCAGGCTTGTGAAACCGATACTGCGTTAGGAAAAAGGAATAAAGCACTTTTGGAGATGCTTTATGCAACGGGAATCCGGGTAGGTGAGTGCTGTAAAATCCAGGTGAAGGAACTTGATTTATCTCTTTCGACTGTTTTAATTCATGGGAAAAGGAAAAAGGATAGATATGTTCCTTTCGGAAGTTTTGCTCAAGATGCCCTTTTTGACTACATAAAGAATGGAAGGCCAGACCTGCTGCAAGGTAAGGATGACCACGGCTTTTTATTCTTAAATTTCCGCGGAGGACCACTGACAGACCGAGGGATCAGGGAAGTCCTGAATAAACTGATTGAAAAGTCGGCTCTGACAGGAAAAATCCATCCTCATAAATTGCGCCATACCTTTGCGACACATTTGATGAGTAATGGAGCAGATATGAGGACTGTCCAGGAGCTGCTTGGCCATGCCTTCCTTTCTTCGACGCAAGTTTATACGCATGTTACAAAGGAGCACTTACGGAGTATTTATATGTCCCATCATCCGAGGGCATAAGCCAAAAGGAGGACGAAGAGATGTCGGAATTCCATGCTACAACGATATTTGCAGTTCAACATAAAGGCCAATGTGCGATGTCTGGCGATGGCCAGGTTACCTTTGGGAATGCTGTAGTGATGAAACACACAGCAAAGAAAGTGCGAAAGTTGTTTAATGGTAAAGTAATTGCTGGATTTGCTGGTTCAGTCGCTGATGCGTTTACCTTGTTTGAAATGTTCGAAGGAAAGCTGGAGGAATACAACGGCAATCTTCAAAGGGCAGCGGTAGAACTTGCGAAGCAGTGGAGGAGTGACAAAGTCCTCAGAAGGCTGGAAGCTATGCTGATTGTAATGAATGATAGTGATATGCTTCTTATCTCAGGAACAGGTGAAGTGATTGAACCTGATGATGGCATACTCGCGATCGGTTCTGGAGGGAATTATGCTTTGTCTGCTGGCCGTGCACTAAAGCAATATGCTGGAGAACACTTGACAGCTAAAGAGATTGCGAAATCTTCGTTGGAAATTGCAGCTGATATTTGTGTTTACACAAACCACAATATCATCGTGGAAGAACTGTAATGAAAAGGGGAGTGATAAGTGTGAAGCAAACGACAAATTTAACTCCAAGGCAGATTGTTGAAAAGCTGGACCAGTATATCATCGGACAAAAGGATGCAAAAAAAGCCGTTGCTGTTGCTCTAAGAAACAGATATCGCAGGGGATTGCTCGCTGAAAATATTAGAGATGAAATCATCCCCAAGAATATCCTGATGATTGGACCTACTGGCGTTGGTAAAACGGAAATAGCCAGAAGAATGGCCAAGTTGGTTGGCGCTCCTTTTGTCAAGGTAGAAGCAACCAAATTTACTGAAGTCGGGTATGTTGGACGTGATGTCGAGTCAATGGTCAGGGATCTGGTTGAAACCTCAATCAGGCTTGTAAAAGAAGAAAAGATCGAGAAGGTTAAGGAACCAGCTGAAGAAAACGCGAATCGACGTTTGGTTGAACTTCTTGTGCCATCTGCAAAAAAATCCGTGAATTATAAAAACCCTCTTGAAATGCTGTTTGGCGGCAGCCAGCAGCAGCCTGAACAAGATACAAGTCAATCAGAGGATTTAGGGTTATTTGAAAAAAGGAAAAACATCAAGCAGAAGCTGGAACAAGGTGAACTTGAAGATGAACTGGTTACAGTAGAAGTAGAAGAACAGGCACCTTCCATGTTTGATATGCTCCAGGGCTCAGGAATGGAACAAATGGGTATGAACATGCAGGATGCCCTAAGCGGCCTGATGCCAAAAAAGAGAAAGAAAAGAAAGCTTCCTGTTAGGGAAGCCAGAAAATTATTGATCAATGAGGAAGCCCAAAAGTTGATTGATATGGATGAAGTTACCCAGGAGGCTACAAATCGTGCAGAGCAGGCGGGCATCATTTTTATTGATGAAATAGATAAGATTGCCAGCAAGAATTCAGGCGGTTCTAGCGCAGATGTGTCGAGGGAGGGCGTCCAGAGAGACATACTCCCGGTAGTAGAAGGGTCGACGGTTAATACGAAATATGGTCCTGTAAAAACAGATCATATCTTATTCGTTGCCGCCGGTGCATTCCATATGGCTAAGCCTTCCGATTTGATTCCTGAACTCCAGGGCCGTTTCCCAATTCGAGTTGAGCTGACTAAGCTGACCGTTGAGGATTTTTACCGGATTCTGATTGAGCCGGATAATGCGCTGACAAAGCAATATGAAGCTTTATTGGAAACAGAAGGTATACAAATTGAATTTTCTGACGATGCTATTCGTAAGATAGCGGAAGTCGCATATGAAGTAAACCAGAATACAGATAATATTGGAGCAAGAAGGCTGCAGACAATCCTTGAGAAGCTTCTTGAAGATCTGAGCTTCGAAGCACCCGATATTAATCTGGAAAAGGTAGCAATCACCCCGCAATATGTGGAAGAAAAACTTGGCGCTATCTCTAGAAATAAGGATTTAAGCCAGTTCATATTGTAGTGGTTAACCGTTTTAATGCATACTCAATAGGGTAGACAAATAAAGGCTGCCTATTGTGCTGTTCGATTAAAACAAGCCAGTATAAAAAATAAATGTATTTTTGTTTGAAGCAAATAGGAGGAACAAACAATGGACTTACTATCAAAAACTAGAAAAATTAATGCCCTGCTCCAAAAAGCTGCCGGCAAACCGGTGAACTTCAAAGAAATGTCAGAGACACTAAGTGAAGTAATTGAAGCGAATATCTTTGTTGTCAGTCGCAGAGGAAAGCTGCTTGGCTTTGCCATCAACCAGCAAATCGAGAACGAGCGTATGGTTAAAATGCTCGAAGACCGCCAATTCCCGGAAGAGTATACAAAGAATCTATTCAATATCCAGGAAACATCCCCAAATTTGGATGTGGACAGTGAGTATACAGCATTCCCGGTTGAAAACAGAGAGCTTTTCAAAAGCGGGTTAACAACAATCGTGCCTATCATCGGTGGCGGTGAGCGACTTGGAACTTTGATCCTTGCCCGTCTTGAGGAGCAATTCCATGATGATGATCTTATTCTTGGTGAATATGGCGCGACAGTAGTAGGGATGGAAATCCTTCGCGAGAAAGCTGAAGAGATCGAGGGTGAGGCACGCAGCAAAGCTGTAGTACAAATGGCAATCAGCTCACTTTCATACAGCGAACTTGAAGCAATTGAGCACATCTTTGAAGAACTAAATGGAAAAGAAGGCTTGCTTGTAGCTTCCAAAATCGCTGACAGAGTCGGAATCACTCGTTCTGTAATTGTTAACGCACTGCGCAAGCTGGAAAGTGCAGGGGTGATTGAATCCCGTTCTTTAGGGATGAAGGGAACCTACATCAAAGTTTTAAATGATAAGTTT
The nucleotide sequence above comes from Mesobacillus jeotgali. Encoded proteins:
- the xerC gene encoding tyrosine recombinase XerC, coding for MEANVNNSLKLFIEYLQIEKNYSQYTIEHYQHDIREFFLFMSEQGLASLDEIEYADTRIYLTKLFDQQLSRKSVARKISCMRSFYKFLLREKMVTDNPFSLVSIPKLEKRLPDFFYEEELSQLFQACETDTALGKRNKALLEMLYATGIRVGECCKIQVKELDLSLSTVLIHGKRKKDRYVPFGSFAQDALFDYIKNGRPDLLQGKDDHGFLFLNFRGGPLTDRGIREVLNKLIEKSALTGKIHPHKLRHTFATHLMSNGADMRTVQELLGHAFLSSTQVYTHVTKEHLRSIYMSHHPRA
- the hslV gene encoding ATP-dependent protease subunit HslV; this encodes MSEFHATTIFAVQHKGQCAMSGDGQVTFGNAVVMKHTAKKVRKLFNGKVIAGFAGSVADAFTLFEMFEGKLEEYNGNLQRAAVELAKQWRSDKVLRRLEAMLIVMNDSDMLLISGTGEVIEPDDGILAIGSGGNYALSAGRALKQYAGEHLTAKEIAKSSLEIAADICVYTNHNIIVEEL
- the hslU gene encoding HslU--HslV peptidase ATPase subunit — encoded protein: MKRGVISVKQTTNLTPRQIVEKLDQYIIGQKDAKKAVAVALRNRYRRGLLAENIRDEIIPKNILMIGPTGVGKTEIARRMAKLVGAPFVKVEATKFTEVGYVGRDVESMVRDLVETSIRLVKEEKIEKVKEPAEENANRRLVELLVPSAKKSVNYKNPLEMLFGGSQQQPEQDTSQSEDLGLFEKRKNIKQKLEQGELEDELVTVEVEEQAPSMFDMLQGSGMEQMGMNMQDALSGLMPKKRKKRKLPVREARKLLINEEAQKLIDMDEVTQEATNRAEQAGIIFIDEIDKIASKNSGGSSADVSREGVQRDILPVVEGSTVNTKYGPVKTDHILFVAAGAFHMAKPSDLIPELQGRFPIRVELTKLTVEDFYRILIEPDNALTKQYEALLETEGIQIEFSDDAIRKIAEVAYEVNQNTDNIGARRLQTILEKLLEDLSFEAPDINLEKVAITPQYVEEKLGAISRNKDLSQFIL
- the codY gene encoding GTP-sensing pleiotropic transcriptional regulator CodY produces the protein MDLLSKTRKINALLQKAAGKPVNFKEMSETLSEVIEANIFVVSRRGKLLGFAINQQIENERMVKMLEDRQFPEEYTKNLFNIQETSPNLDVDSEYTAFPVENRELFKSGLTTIVPIIGGGERLGTLILARLEEQFHDDDLILGEYGATVVGMEILREKAEEIEGEARSKAVVQMAISSLSYSELEAIEHIFEELNGKEGLLVASKIADRVGITRSVIVNALRKLESAGVIESRSLGMKGTYIKVLNDKFLFELEKLKNN